A window of the Phaseolus vulgaris cultivar G19833 chromosome 5, P. vulgaris v2.0, whole genome shotgun sequence genome harbors these coding sequences:
- the LOC137835067 gene encoding 1-aminocyclopropane-1-carboxylate oxidase homolog 1-like — MGFGVSVSEKVNTERVRELKEFDDTKAGVKGLVDQGITKIPRIFHHPPDEHVKVSTSGGEADNIPVIDLAEDDKDPSLRQGVIDRIREASEKWGFFQVVNHGIPVTVLEDLKDGVCRFYEQDTEVKKDLYTRDQMKPFLYNSNFDIYSSPALNWRDTFFCYLAPNPPKPQDLPVVCRDILLEYGTCVMKLGIALFELLSESLGLHPNHLKDMDCAKGLISLCHYYPACPEPELTLGTTKHSDNCFLTVLLQDHIGGLQVLYQNTWIDIAPEPGALVVNIGDLLQLITNDRFRSVEHRVVANVTGPRISVACFFSEGLKSSGKLYGPIKELLSEDNPPKYRETTVEEYVRYFNEKGLDGTSALHHFRI, encoded by the exons ATGGGGTTTGGAGTTTCAGTCTCTGAGAAAGTAAACACTGAGAGGGTGCGTGAACTCAAAGAATTTGATGACACAAAAGCAGGTGTTAAAGGCCTTGTTGATCAAGGGATCACAAAAATCCCAAGAATTTTTCATCATCCACCTGATGAACATGTGAAGGTCTCAACTTCAGGCGGAGAAGCAGACAATATTCCTGTTATAGACCTTGCAGAAGATGACAAGGATCCAAGTTTACGCCAAGGAGTTATTGACAGAATAAGGGAAGCATCTGAGAAATGGGGCTTTTTTCAAGTGGTCAACCATGGCATCCCTGTGACTGTTCTAGAGGACTTGAAAGATGGGGTGTGCAGGTTTTATGAACAAGATACTGAAGTGAAAAAGGATCTATATACCCGGGACCAGATGAAACCTTTTTTGTATAATAGCAATTTTGATATCTACTCTTCACCAGCACTCAATTGGAGGGACACTTTCTTTTGTTATCTGGCTCCTAATCCTCCCAAACCTCAAGACTTGCCAGTAGTATGCAG GGATATACTTCTGGAATATGGGACATGTGTGATGAAACTTGGAATTGCACTATTTGAATTACTATCAGAATCTCTAGGGCTGCATCCAAACCATTTAAAAGACATGGATTGTGCTAAAGGGCTTATTTCTCTTTGCCATTACTACCCTGCCTGCCCTGAACCAGAATTAACACTGGGAACCACCAAGCATTCTGATAATTGTTTCCTCACAGTGCTCCTCCAGGATCATATTGGTGGTCTTCAGGTTCTTTACCAGAACACATGGATTGATATAGCCCCAGAACCTGGGGCTCTTGTAGTTAACATTGGTGATCTTCTTCAG CTTATAACAAATGACAGATTCAGGAGTGTAGAACATAGAGTAGTGGCAAATGTGACAGGTCCAAGAATATCTGTTGCATGCTTTTTCAGCGAAGGTCTTAAATCATCAGGGAAACTCTATGGACCTATAAAAGAGTTGTTATCAGAAGACAATCCTCCCAAATACAGAGAAACCACTGTTGAGGAATATGTGCGCTACTTCAATGAAAAAGGCCTTGATGGGACCTCTGCTCTTCATCATTTCAGGATTTGA